A region from the Ptychodera flava strain L36383 chromosome 12, AS_Pfla_20210202, whole genome shotgun sequence genome encodes:
- the LOC139144957 gene encoding serine/arginine repetitive matrix protein 2-like isoform X6 yields the protein MYNGIGLATARGSGTNGYVQRNLSLVRKQKEKVDYKTEEELQKLDQAMNKKPNQEILAHERKRKVELKCIEFQELMEEQGYPTEKILEKVTIFRQMLMDKEGVVIKEDEAGRPVVTETHQLAEANEKKNAKLRDAFNISDNYVEGSSFDSGAKAKEAEQTQKQYNIIPDPESSPSPPPKKKKKKSGRGRNSRKKRKNGIMKRSDSESPVRKEKKKKSHKRRRDRSEESSKRRKKHRSQSPSRRRHKEKRKHRKRSPSESPARKHRHHRRHETSDSESQSDSSSDSDSESSRSPSPEKKSRRSRASRKSRRASRSTSSDRSPSSHRRPKEKRSRHDKSSSPRSKGKSSKARSRSRSDRSRSRSPSGDRRRKSQNGSRGRSYSPKRRSRSRSYTPHRRYSRSRSHSYSPRRRSSSPSRKSRRSPSYSNYSPSRGERKSSSPKDRKSWSPPRKRRDSPSHLEARRITRSRSPSRRHSYRRRSRSPYYRERQRSRSPGHYRR from the exons atgtACAACGGGATCGGCCTTGCGACGGCCAGGGGCAGTGGCACCAATGGCTACGTGCAGAGGAATCTCTCCCTGGTGCGAAAGCAGAAGGAGAAGGTGGATTACAAAACAGAGGAGGAGCTTCAGAAACTGGACCAAGCCATGAACAAGAAGCCAAACCAAGAGATACTAGCCCATGAACGCAAGCGGAAAGTTGAACTGAAATGCATTGAGTTTCAAGAACTCATGGAAGAACAAGG CTACCCAACTGAGAAGATTTTAGAGAAAGTGACCATATTCCGTCAGATGCTAATGGACAAAGAAGGTGTCGTTATCAAAGAAGACGAGGCCGGTCGACCAGT AGTTACCGAGACACATCAGTTGGCAGAGGCCAATGAAAAGAAGAATGCAAAGTTGCGCGATGCGTTCAACATCAGCGACAATTACGTGGAGGGAAGCTCCTTTGACAGTGGAGCTAAGGCCAAAGAAGCTgaacaaacacagaaacagTACAA TATAATTCCTGACCCAGAGTCCTCGCCGTCACCTCCacctaaaaagaaaaaaaagaaatcaggCCGAGGACGAAACAGTCG CAAAAAACGGAAAAATGGGATTATGAAGAG ATCTGATAGCGAGTCGCCAGTGAgaaaagagaagaagaaaaaatctCACAAGCGCAGGCGTGACCG ATCTGAAGAATCCTCAAAACGTCGTAAGAAACACAG GTCCCAAAGCCCCTCCAGACGCAGACACAAGGAAAAACGAAAGCACCGCAAAAG GTCTCCCAGTGAATCCCCTGCTAGAAAACACCGCCATCATCGAAGGCACGAAACATCAGACTCAGAGAGCCAATCAGATAGTAGTTCAGACTCCGACAGTGAGTCATCCAGGAG CCCATCACCAGAGAAAAAGTCCCGCAGATCCAGAGCATCAAGAAAAAGCAGACGagcaagtcgatcgacatcatCTGACAGATCGCCAAGTTCACACAGACGACCCAAAGAGAAAAGAAGCCGACATGACAAGTCTTCATCCCCCAGGAGCAAAGGCAAGAGCAGCAAAGCAAGATCCAGATCCAGGTCTGATAGATCACGATCACGGTCTCCCTCTGGAGACAGAAGGAGAAAATCACAGAATGGATCTAGGGGAAG GTCATACAGCCCAAAGAGACGTTCCCGGTCTCGTAGCTACACGCCACACAGAAGGTACTCGCGATCCAGATCGCACAGCTACTCACCGCGCAGACGGAGCTCTTCACCATCAAGGAAAAGTCGGCGCAGTCCAAGTTACTCCAACTACAGCCCGTCGCGAGGGGAACGCAAGTCATCCTCTCCCAAGGATAGAAAAAGCTGGTCTCCACCACGAAAACGGAGAGATTCTCCAAGTCACCTGGAAGCTCGCCGAATAACAAG
- the LOC139144957 gene encoding serine/arginine repetitive matrix protein 2-like isoform X8 codes for MYNGIGLATARGSGTNGYVQRNLSLVRKQKEKVDYKTEEELQKLDQAMNKKPNQEILAHERKRKVELKCIEFQELMEEQGYPTEKILEKVTIFRQMLMDKEGVVIKEDEAGRPVVTETHQLAEANEKKNAKLRDAFNISDNYVEGSSFDSGAKAKEAEQTQKQYNIIPDPESSPSPPPKKKKKKSGRGRNSRSDSESPVRKEKKKKSHKRRRDRSEESSKRRKKHRSQSPSRRRHKEKRKHRKRSPSESPARKHRHHRRHETSDSESQSDSSSDSDSESSRSPSPEKKSRRSRASRKSRRASRSTSSDRSPSSHRRPKEKRSRHDKSSSPRSKGKSSKARSRSRSDRSRSRSPSGDRRRKSQNGSRGRSYSPKRRSRSRSYTPHRRYSRSRSHSYSPRRRSSSPSRKSRRSPSYSNYSPSRGERKSSSPKDRKSWSPPRKRRDSPSHLEARRITRSRSPSRRHSYRRRSRSPYYRERQRSRSPGHYRR; via the exons atgtACAACGGGATCGGCCTTGCGACGGCCAGGGGCAGTGGCACCAATGGCTACGTGCAGAGGAATCTCTCCCTGGTGCGAAAGCAGAAGGAGAAGGTGGATTACAAAACAGAGGAGGAGCTTCAGAAACTGGACCAAGCCATGAACAAGAAGCCAAACCAAGAGATACTAGCCCATGAACGCAAGCGGAAAGTTGAACTGAAATGCATTGAGTTTCAAGAACTCATGGAAGAACAAGG CTACCCAACTGAGAAGATTTTAGAGAAAGTGACCATATTCCGTCAGATGCTAATGGACAAAGAAGGTGTCGTTATCAAAGAAGACGAGGCCGGTCGACCAGT AGTTACCGAGACACATCAGTTGGCAGAGGCCAATGAAAAGAAGAATGCAAAGTTGCGCGATGCGTTCAACATCAGCGACAATTACGTGGAGGGAAGCTCCTTTGACAGTGGAGCTAAGGCCAAAGAAGCTgaacaaacacagaaacagTACAA TATAATTCCTGACCCAGAGTCCTCGCCGTCACCTCCacctaaaaagaaaaaaaagaaatcaggCCGAGGACGAAACAGTCG ATCTGATAGCGAGTCGCCAGTGAgaaaagagaagaagaaaaaatctCACAAGCGCAGGCGTGACCG ATCTGAAGAATCCTCAAAACGTCGTAAGAAACACAG GTCCCAAAGCCCCTCCAGACGCAGACACAAGGAAAAACGAAAGCACCGCAAAAG GTCTCCCAGTGAATCCCCTGCTAGAAAACACCGCCATCATCGAAGGCACGAAACATCAGACTCAGAGAGCCAATCAGATAGTAGTTCAGACTCCGACAGTGAGTCATCCAGGAG CCCATCACCAGAGAAAAAGTCCCGCAGATCCAGAGCATCAAGAAAAAGCAGACGagcaagtcgatcgacatcatCTGACAGATCGCCAAGTTCACACAGACGACCCAAAGAGAAAAGAAGCCGACATGACAAGTCTTCATCCCCCAGGAGCAAAGGCAAGAGCAGCAAAGCAAGATCCAGATCCAGGTCTGATAGATCACGATCACGGTCTCCCTCTGGAGACAGAAGGAGAAAATCACAGAATGGATCTAGGGGAAG GTCATACAGCCCAAAGAGACGTTCCCGGTCTCGTAGCTACACGCCACACAGAAGGTACTCGCGATCCAGATCGCACAGCTACTCACCGCGCAGACGGAGCTCTTCACCATCAAGGAAAAGTCGGCGCAGTCCAAGTTACTCCAACTACAGCCCGTCGCGAGGGGAACGCAAGTCATCCTCTCCCAAGGATAGAAAAAGCTGGTCTCCACCACGAAAACGGAGAGATTCTCCAAGTCACCTGGAAGCTCGCCGAATAACAAG